The following coding sequences are from one Candidatus Methanomethylicota archaeon window:
- a CDS encoding ribbon-helix-helix domain-containing protein: MGKVLFNGMVNVKISISIPENLLRRVDELCRSMNMARSEFIVKVLEEKLGAGVEAEFYRYPTVLWKLSSRGYFKLRSPRFHGRWIGGWVVEEVEG; this comes from the coding sequence GTGGGTAAAGTATTGTTTAATGGTATGGTGAATGTTAAGATAAGTATAAGCATCCCTGAAAATCTTCTAAGGAGGGTTGATGAACTCTGCAGATCGATGAATATGGCTAGGAGTGAATTCATTGTTAAGGTGTTGGAGGAAAAACTGGGTGCAGGGGTCGAAGCTGAATTTTATAGATATCCGACAGTCTTATGGAAGTTGAGTTCTAGGGGATACTTTAAGTTGAGGTCCCCTAGATTTCATGGTAGATGGATTGGGGGATGGGTTGTTGAGGAAGTTGAAGGTTAG
- a CDS encoding MFS transporter — protein sequence MVVGALENFRGLLYQRNLLLLAVYSSLSIFAYAGFSNLLPALLTHLGVSREVIGPLFSLERLLVFMLAILMLYLSLHIGGRVLFLMPFITVLYGILLQVFASSNSVIVISILTPLITGLYLSLRPLNRSLINLLVDVKTLGLYVGLLSSISVLSSAMSSILYGFLLQRVGLQEATYVILSFVAFMLITQVMLIRSVIKAQQYPKHSIESVKLSERILPKSFVLKDFVLLVSALSQLVEAGIAVYISVALWDILRDFSVIGFAISISYISNVILSPFMGHLSDKISKPLYLMGISLCILASSYHLLSLGYSIPWLAFIALILSTTASTLFSPNIQIYVKKLNIMPQLYFSSLEFMGSLTGMLAPLLASIIIANINLKSYLTLMAISELIFGITLITKAFLNRGG from the coding sequence ATGGTTGTTGGAGCATTGGAGAATTTTAGGGGGTTACTTTATCAACGTAATTTATTGTTGCTTGCAGTATACTCGTCTCTATCTATTTTTGCGTATGCAGGTTTCTCAAATCTATTGCCAGCCCTTCTAACGCACCTTGGAGTTTCGAGGGAGGTTATTGGACCTTTATTCTCCCTTGAAAGACTTCTCGTATTTATGCTTGCTATATTAATGTTGTACCTCTCTTTGCATATTGGGGGGAGAGTTCTCTTTTTAATGCCATTTATAACGGTTTTGTATGGTATTCTTCTCCAAGTTTTTGCCAGTAGCAATAGTGTAATTGTTATATCCATTCTAACTCCTCTGATTACTGGATTATATTTGAGTTTGAGGCCTCTCAATAGATCGTTAATTAATTTGTTGGTTGATGTTAAGACGTTGGGCCTCTATGTGGGTTTGTTGAGTTCAATTTCCGTACTCTCTTCAGCTATGAGTTCAATTTTATATGGCTTCCTCCTACAAAGGGTGGGGCTTCAAGAAGCCACATACGTCATATTATCATTCGTAGCATTCATGCTAATAACGCAAGTTATGCTTATAAGGAGTGTAATTAAGGCTCAGCAATACCCTAAGCATAGCATTGAAAGTGTTAAGCTTAGTGAAAGGATTTTGCCTAAAAGTTTTGTTTTAAAGGATTTTGTGCTTCTAGTTAGTGCTCTTTCACAATTGGTGGAGGCTGGTATAGCTGTTTATATAAGCGTGGCCTTATGGGATATTTTGAGGGATTTTAGTGTTATTGGATTTGCCATTTCAATATCCTACATCTCGAATGTCATCTTAAGTCCCTTCATGGGCCACTTATCTGATAAAATTTCCAAACCCCTATATTTAATGGGAATTTCACTATGCATCTTAGCATCCTCCTACCACCTATTATCACTCGGTTACAGCATACCATGGTTAGCATTTATAGCTTTAATACTCTCAACAACAGCCTCAACACTATTCTCACCCAACATTCAAATCTACGTCAAGAAACTGAACATCATGCCTCAACTATACTTCTCATCATTAGAGTTCATGGGATCCTTAACGGGAATGCTAGCACCCCTCCTAGCATCAATCATAATTGCCAATATAAACCTCAAAAGCTACCTAACCTTAATGGCAATAAGCGAACTCATCTTCGGAATAACCCTCATCACAAAAGCATTTCTTAATAGAGGGGGATAA
- a CDS encoding nucleotidyltransferase domain-containing protein, with the protein MRFMKLNSIRNEDSPYTQMLNVYYYLKVNLVWVTGLLESIIKDERYLNDLRRYLSNVLEDRNVVGVLLFGSISRGMAKPYPESDIDLLIVARELPSNIVERRFMALKFKREPMAVEDIWLTPRELLDGIEGGWGLILDAISDGIIIHDPEGILRNAKEIVNKKYKRIGRIWLLKKLC; encoded by the coding sequence ATGAGATTCATGAAACTCAATTCAATAAGAAATGAAGATTCTCCCTACACGCAAATGTTAAATGTTTATTACTATCTTAAGGTTAATTTAGTTTGGGTTACTGGATTGCTGGAATCAATAATAAAGGATGAGAGATACTTAAATGATTTGAGAAGATACTTATCCAATGTTTTGGAGGATAGGAATGTAGTTGGAGTTCTACTTTTCGGTTCCATCTCCAGGGGTATGGCTAAACCATACCCTGAAAGTGATATAGACCTTTTAATTGTGGCTAGGGAATTGCCATCTAATATTGTTGAGAGGAGGTTTATGGCATTGAAGTTTAAGAGGGAGCCTATGGCTGTGGAGGATATTTGGTTAACTCCAAGGGAACTGTTGGATGGCATTGAGGGTGGATGGGGATTAATACTTGACGCCATATCAGATGGCATAATAATACACGATCCAGAAGGGATACTGCGAAATGCAAAGGAAATTGTGAATAAGAAGTATAAGAGGATAGGGAGGATATGGTTGCTGAAGAAGCTATGTTAA